One window of Solwaraspora sp. WMMA2056 genomic DNA carries:
- a CDS encoding DUF309 domain-containing protein, producing the protein MTRTPIGRDRDGAGRPRNARPRDELGRPLPPGAPGVPTMPDDLVLPPVEALDEAQRLLDAGRPFHAHEVLESAWKAAPAPEREFWRGLAQLAVGLTHARRGNPTGAARLLARAAQRIAPYAEQPPYGVPVADLVRFARAAAEEPPTDGAVTVRLRPAPGPAPGPAPGPGPGTAQR; encoded by the coding sequence GTGACCCGTACGCCGATCGGCCGCGACCGCGACGGTGCGGGGCGTCCCCGCAACGCCCGGCCCCGCGACGAGCTCGGTCGGCCGCTGCCGCCGGGGGCACCCGGGGTGCCGACGATGCCGGACGACCTGGTGCTCCCCCCGGTGGAGGCGCTCGACGAGGCGCAGCGGCTGCTCGACGCCGGCCGGCCGTTCCACGCCCACGAGGTGCTGGAGTCGGCCTGGAAGGCGGCACCGGCACCGGAGCGGGAGTTCTGGCGCGGCCTGGCCCAGCTGGCCGTGGGACTGACCCACGCCCGGCGGGGGAACCCGACCGGCGCCGCCCGGTTGCTCGCCCGTGCGGCCCAACGGATCGCGCCGTACGCCGAGCAGCCGCCGTACGGCGTGCCCGTGGCGGACCTGGTGCGGTTCGCCCGCGCGGCGGCCGAGGAGCCCCCGACCGACGGCGCCGTCACGGTCCGGTTGCGTCCGGCCCCCGGTCCGGCCCCTGGCCCGGCCCCTGGTCCTGGTCCCGGGACAGCGCAGCGGTGA
- a CDS encoding EAL domain-containing protein, which produces MSASGTGDAAAGIDVDGARRFAQRWAAAAGQLGYLPLSSAETVDILLGHTLRLAAAVTAATFSDEPGRDVGRALVDDHLTEPAVLDWTVSALGRDFLPLVLPHLADPAPARQRVSQLQGTLAGGYARALRNRVFAQQSSIRRAAWSARDAAEQALRDSEARFRAVFTGAAIGIGIADLTGRIIDVNQAFADMLGYPVAQLREVNVGQLFHPDDAPGMYQLYLELIEGKHDSVRVEKRYYRKDGRPIWTDLAVSLVRHDDGRPRFTVAMVEDISDRYEMQRRLRFQAEHDPLTELPNRVRFFDELAAALADDQQQVGVCFLDIDGFKSINDGLGHGVGDRVLTVVAQRLVASVADAGHLAARMGGDEFVILVYRCAGTTELVGVAQSVLTALAAPIHVDGHQLTVTASAAVVESAQAGRDPTDVMKAADTTLQWAKAAGRGRWAAFDPVRGAQDVTRSALAAALPAALDRGEFVVEYQPIVRLADDTTTAVEALVRWEHPQLGRLGPDRFVTLAEETGLIVRLGRWVLERSCRQASRWHAAYPHVPVVVSVNIAARQVSDPQLVAEVAGVLTRTGLPPHLLQLELTESAVMATGGEPLRALRRLADLGVRLAIDDFGTGYSNLAYLRRMPIHVLKLAGGFVEGMRADGPQGDRDERIVDALVRLAHALDLTVTAEAVETAKQARRLAALGCDQAQGWHFGRPVPADQITAALSRDQDQGPGQGPDRGPDATGP; this is translated from the coding sequence ATGTCGGCGTCCGGTACGGGCGACGCGGCCGCCGGGATCGACGTCGACGGTGCGCGGCGGTTCGCGCAGCGCTGGGCGGCCGCCGCCGGCCAGCTCGGCTACCTGCCCCTGAGCTCAGCCGAGACCGTCGACATCCTTCTCGGGCACACCCTGCGACTGGCCGCCGCGGTGACGGCCGCGACGTTCAGCGACGAGCCCGGCCGTGACGTCGGGCGGGCGCTGGTCGACGACCATCTGACCGAGCCGGCCGTGCTCGACTGGACGGTGTCCGCCCTCGGCCGCGACTTCCTGCCGCTGGTGCTGCCGCACCTGGCGGACCCGGCACCGGCCCGGCAACGGGTCAGCCAGTTGCAGGGAACACTGGCCGGCGGCTACGCCCGCGCGTTGCGCAACCGGGTCTTCGCGCAGCAGTCCAGCATCCGCCGGGCCGCCTGGTCCGCCCGCGACGCCGCCGAACAGGCGCTGCGCGACAGCGAGGCCCGGTTCCGGGCGGTGTTCACCGGTGCCGCCATCGGTATCGGCATCGCCGACCTCACCGGCCGGATCATCGACGTCAACCAGGCCTTCGCCGACATGCTCGGTTACCCGGTGGCGCAGCTGCGGGAGGTCAACGTCGGGCAGCTGTTCCACCCGGACGACGCTCCCGGCATGTACCAGCTCTACCTGGAGCTGATCGAGGGCAAACACGACAGCGTCCGGGTCGAGAAGCGGTACTACCGCAAGGACGGCCGACCGATCTGGACCGACCTGGCGGTGTCGCTGGTGCGCCACGACGACGGCCGCCCCCGGTTCACCGTCGCCATGGTCGAGGACATCAGCGACCGGTACGAGATGCAGCGACGGCTGCGGTTCCAGGCCGAGCACGACCCGCTCACCGAACTACCCAACCGGGTGCGGTTCTTCGACGAGCTCGCGGCGGCGCTCGCCGACGACCAGCAGCAGGTCGGGGTCTGTTTCCTTGACATCGACGGATTCAAGTCGATCAACGACGGGCTCGGTCACGGTGTCGGTGACCGGGTGCTGACCGTGGTCGCCCAACGGCTCGTCGCCAGCGTCGCAGACGCCGGGCATCTGGCCGCCCGGATGGGCGGTGACGAGTTCGTGATCCTGGTGTACCGCTGCGCCGGCACCACGGAGCTGGTCGGCGTCGCCCAGTCGGTGCTGACCGCCCTCGCCGCACCGATCCACGTCGACGGTCACCAGCTGACCGTCACGGCCAGCGCCGCGGTGGTGGAATCCGCGCAGGCCGGTCGGGATCCCACCGATGTGATGAAGGCCGCCGACACGACGTTGCAGTGGGCCAAGGCGGCCGGGCGCGGCCGGTGGGCCGCCTTCGACCCGGTCCGTGGTGCGCAGGACGTCACCCGCTCGGCGCTGGCCGCCGCGTTGCCGGCGGCCCTGGACCGGGGCGAGTTCGTGGTGGAGTACCAGCCGATCGTCCGCCTCGCCGACGATACGACGACCGCGGTCGAGGCGCTGGTCCGCTGGGAGCATCCACAGCTCGGCCGGCTGGGCCCGGACCGGTTCGTCACCCTCGCCGAGGAGACCGGCCTGATCGTGCGACTCGGCCGGTGGGTGCTCGAGCGGTCCTGCCGGCAGGCGAGCCGGTGGCATGCCGCGTACCCGCACGTCCCGGTCGTGGTCAGCGTCAACATCGCCGCCCGGCAGGTCAGTGATCCGCAACTGGTCGCCGAGGTCGCCGGGGTACTGACCCGCACCGGGTTGCCGCCGCACCTGCTGCAGCTGGAACTGACCGAGAGCGCGGTCATGGCCACCGGCGGCGAGCCGTTGCGGGCCCTGCGCCGCCTGGCCGATCTCGGCGTCCGGTTGGCGATCGACGACTTCGGCACCGGCTACTCCAACCTGGCCTACCTGCGGCGGATGCCCATCCACGTACTGAAGCTGGCCGGCGGCTTCGTCGAAGGGATGCGCGCCGACGGGCCCCAGGGCGACCGCGACGAGCGGATCGTCGACGCGCTGGTCCGCCTCGCGCACGCCCTCGACCTGACCGTCACCGCCGAGGCCGTGGAGACCGCGAAGCAGGCGCGGCGGCTCGCCGCGCTCGGCTGCGACCAGGCACAGGGCTGGCACTTCGGCCGTCCGGTGCCGGCCGACCAGATCACCGCTGCGCTGTCCCGGGACCAGGACCAGGGGCCGGGCCAGGGGCCGGACCGGGGGCCGGACGCAACCGGACCGTGA